The following proteins are co-located in the Bacillus pumilus genome:
- a CDS encoding LysR family transcriptional regulator: MDTRNITYFMAVFEHLHFTKAAEHLGISQPTLSQQIRLLEAELGMPLFDRIGKKVVATEAGSLLYQYGMKMLQAERDAKNAMKELLSEKRGTVRLAVLPSDLDFQLVPLFVEFKTHYREINLKAFSTIFVREEVLSHKVDLGIGLRGPADKRLVQIPLGSEPYELFVHSESDLAQKSEVTLEELTQHALVMYPKGYLGRDLVDDVCKEQGVELDTVMEVGSASSLLQLVEAGIGATIQPRGLLQYHSTWPNIVSIPIADPAPVRHLELTYYADRFVSKAQQQLSEWLTDFYKSKTN; this comes from the coding sequence ATGGACACTCGAAATATTACGTATTTTATGGCAGTATTCGAACATCTACATTTCACAAAAGCCGCTGAGCATTTAGGGATATCACAGCCTACACTAAGTCAGCAGATTCGACTGCTTGAAGCAGAACTTGGGATGCCGCTCTTCGATCGAATCGGCAAAAAAGTGGTCGCAACCGAAGCTGGTTCTCTACTTTATCAATATGGTATGAAAATGCTTCAAGCTGAAAGAGATGCGAAAAATGCCATGAAAGAACTGTTATCCGAGAAGCGAGGAACCGTTCGTCTCGCAGTACTCCCCTCCGATCTTGACTTTCAGCTTGTTCCGCTTTTCGTAGAATTCAAAACACATTATCGCGAAATCAATCTGAAAGCATTTTCAACCATATTCGTTCGTGAAGAGGTGCTTTCGCATAAAGTGGATCTCGGCATCGGGCTGCGAGGGCCTGCGGATAAGCGTCTCGTTCAAATTCCACTTGGAAGTGAGCCCTACGAATTATTTGTTCATTCAGAAAGTGATCTAGCCCAAAAGAGTGAAGTGACATTGGAAGAGCTGACGCAGCATGCTTTGGTCATGTATCCGAAGGGATATCTAGGAAGGGATTTAGTAGATGACGTATGTAAAGAACAGGGAGTTGAACTGGACACCGTCATGGAAGTTGGGTCCGCATCTTCATTATTGCAGCTGGTTGAAGCCGGCATCGGTGCAACCATTCAGCCGCGAGGGTTGCTGCAATACCATTCGACGTGGCCAAATATTGTATCGATTCCTATTGCTGATCCGGCACCTGTTCGTCACTTAGAATTAACTTATTATGCAGATCGATTTGTCAGCAAA
- a CDS encoding MFS transporter, which translates to MKKIFYLAALFLAALNLRPIITSVASMMSMIQSELGVSALTASLLTTLPVLCMGVFAPVATKLSRRFGLERTLFFSILLITIATGLRGTSQTVAILLITAFAGGVGISFAGPLLSSFIKKYFPKNPGIVSVYSISMTIGAALASGFTIPIYLRSEHNLPLALSCWAVLGIIALILWLGLARKKQQADHAVLPLRLPLRNKKAIQFTLFFGFMSSMFYSLTAWISPIALSFGNSPQYAAMLLTIFTLIQVPVALLVPGVVTRLGKPKLFLILCSVSELIGLIFLLLPMPILPAVIFLGIGAGGLFPLALMLPIIETRTPEEAGTWSAMSQMGGYIMGGFGPFFIGLVFDLSGHFQASIVAMLVIVSLMIGVQLSMKLGRKEEEVSS; encoded by the coding sequence ATGAAAAAAATATTTTATTTAGCCGCTTTATTTTTAGCTGCATTAAACTTGAGGCCGATCATTACGTCTGTGGCTTCTATGATGAGTATGATTCAATCAGAGCTGGGTGTAAGCGCACTGACAGCAAGTCTTTTAACCACTTTACCTGTCTTGTGTATGGGGGTGTTTGCGCCTGTAGCAACTAAACTAAGCCGCCGTTTTGGTTTAGAGAGGACGCTTTTTTTCTCGATTCTTCTCATCACGATCGCTACTGGACTACGTGGGACGAGTCAAACGGTTGCCATCCTTCTCATCACTGCATTTGCAGGAGGCGTTGGGATTAGCTTTGCAGGACCTTTGTTGTCTAGTTTTATCAAAAAGTATTTCCCGAAAAATCCGGGAATTGTGAGTGTCTATTCTATTTCGATGACGATTGGTGCAGCACTTGCTTCTGGCTTCACCATTCCGATATATCTTCGCAGTGAGCATAACCTTCCGCTCGCCTTGTCTTGCTGGGCGGTTTTAGGGATCATCGCATTGATCTTATGGCTAGGGCTGGCTCGGAAAAAACAACAGGCTGATCATGCAGTTTTACCGCTAAGGCTGCCGCTGCGAAACAAAAAAGCCATTCAATTCACCTTGTTCTTTGGCTTTATGTCCAGCATGTTCTATTCGTTAACAGCATGGATTTCACCCATCGCCCTTAGTTTTGGAAATAGTCCACAGTATGCCGCCATGCTGCTGACGATATTTACACTGATTCAGGTTCCGGTGGCACTACTCGTTCCAGGAGTCGTCACTCGCTTAGGAAAACCGAAATTATTTCTGATCTTATGCAGTGTGTCAGAACTGATCGGCCTTATTTTCCTTCTACTTCCAATGCCGATTTTGCCAGCCGTCATTTTTCTAGGGATTGGGGCAGGGGGATTATTTCCTTTAGCACTTATGCTGCCCATTATTGAGACGCGTACACCGGAGGAAGCTGGTACATGGTCCGCTATGTCGCAGATGGGAGGATACATCATGGGCGGGTTTGGTCCATTTTTCATTGGTTTGGTTTTCGATCTAAGCGGACATTTTCAAGCTTCCATTGTCGCAATGCTCGTCATTGTCTCATTGATGATTGGCGTTCAGTTATCAATGAAATTAGGTAGAAAAGAGGAAGAAGTGTCGAGTTAA
- a CDS encoding ClbS/DfsB family four-helix bundle protein, producing MTTYESKDILKQAIMKTYNQYDEEFNMIPEEMKDDRIEDVSRTPAENLAYQVGWTTLLLQWEQHETEGKVVHTPAEGYKWNQLGTLYSHFNEKYACQSLVALRAQLKQNVLTICDMLDRMSEEEVFEPHQRKWADDATAKAVWPVYKFIHVNTVAPFKNFRTQIRKWKRLKQVLPRDGSTI from the coding sequence ATGACAACCTATGAGTCGAAGGATATTTTAAAGCAAGCAATCATGAAGACGTACAATCAATACGATGAAGAATTCAATATGATTCCAGAAGAAATGAAAGATGATCGAATAGAGGATGTAAGCCGAACTCCTGCAGAAAATTTGGCCTATCAAGTTGGTTGGACAACCCTGCTGCTTCAATGGGAGCAACACGAAACTGAAGGAAAGGTTGTCCATACGCCAGCAGAAGGTTATAAATGGAATCAGCTTGGCACATTATATTCTCATTTTAATGAGAAGTATGCCTGCCAATCACTAGTCGCATTAAGAGCTCAGCTCAAACAGAATGTTTTAACTATTTGTGATATGTTGGATCGTATGAGTGAAGAAGAAGTGTTTGAACCTCATCAACGAAAATGGGCGGATGATGCGACAGCAAAGGCTGTTTGGCCAGTTTATAAATTTATTCATGTGAATACCGTTGCCCCTTTTAAAAATTTCCGTACTCAAATTCGTAAATGGAAACGATTAAAACAAGTTCTACCTAGGGATGGCTCTACTATTTGA
- a CDS encoding LysE family translocator: MNDLLTFLLLTLFVVASPGVDFALITKRTIGTGKSDGIKMALGLTSGALIHTLAAAFGLSLILMKSALAFEIIKYLGAIYLIYLGVSSFIHKKEKDAPSHEVQSPKHSAFKQGLISNTLNPKVAIFFLTFLPQFVTPGLNTSFQFVVMGSIYALLSILWFTTIVFLLGYIRKFLLSAKVQTTIDRITGVVLVGFGVKLLFTSPKH; the protein is encoded by the coding sequence ATGAATGATCTTCTGACTTTTCTTCTACTTACCTTATTTGTCGTTGCTTCTCCTGGAGTTGATTTCGCCTTAATCACGAAAAGAACCATTGGTACTGGGAAATCTGATGGGATCAAGATGGCGTTAGGTCTAACATCAGGCGCTCTTATTCATACACTTGCTGCAGCATTTGGACTTTCCTTAATCCTAATGAAGTCTGCCTTAGCATTTGAAATCATTAAATATCTAGGCGCTATCTACCTCATCTATCTAGGTGTGTCTTCTTTCATTCATAAAAAAGAGAAAGACGCCCCATCTCATGAAGTCCAATCGCCAAAACATTCGGCTTTTAAACAGGGATTAATCTCAAATACATTAAATCCCAAGGTAGCTATTTTCTTCTTAACGTTTTTACCTCAATTCGTCACACCAGGATTGAATACAAGCTTTCAGTTTGTCGTAATGGGTTCAATATACGCGCTATTGTCTATATTGTGGTTTACAACGATTGTATTTCTACTTGGCTACATCAGAAAATTCTTATTATCAGCGAAAGTTCAAACAACAATTGATAGAATAACAGGTGTAGTGTTAGTAGGCTTTGGCGTGAAACTGTTGTTTACAAGTCCAAAACATTAG
- a CDS encoding tryptophan RNA-binding attenuation protein, giving the protein MSVIISTDDLEHICPNCNGTGHVSIKNEKIICPKCDGKGVILTALGQTLLHFMKKHI; this is encoded by the coding sequence ATGTCAGTTATTATATCAACAGATGATTTAGAGCATATTTGTCCTAATTGTAATGGAACAGGTCATGTTTCTATTAAAAACGAAAAAATCATATGTCCAAAATGTGATGGGAAAGGTGTTATTCTCACTGCTTTAGGCCAAACATTACTTCATTTTATGAAGAAGCATATTTAA